The following are encoded together in the Thunnus thynnus chromosome 15, fThuThy2.1, whole genome shotgun sequence genome:
- the bop1 gene encoding ribosome biogenesis protein bop1 isoform X2 → MEESSSSNMRSGQTEEMKKAREKSDKKKKRSKEEEEQEEEIFSFNNKSSEVEEEEDEDLSDSEDSVFSGLEDSGSDSEDDEEEEEEEGSHDDDDDDDDEDDVKVEPQQTQQKKKKKKKMTETAEEEKKEDEYEHDSSDEEDIRNTVGNIPMEWYKDFPHIGYDLDGKKIYKPIRNKDELDDFLDKMENPDYWRTVHDKKTGSDIILSDEQVELVNRLQRGQFGDVTFNEYQPSVDFFSKDVMLHPVTNRPADKRSFIPSLIEKEKVSKLVHAIKMGWIKPRRVEDDSRGRYYDLWANEDSSILAKHRMHLPAPKIPLPGHQESYNPPPEYLFTEEERALWEQQDPSDRKVPFVPQRFSSLRQVPAFPRFIHERFERCLDLYLCPRQRKMRVNVNPEDLIPKLPKPKDLQPFPTTQSLVYRGHSGLVRSISVSPSGQWLASGSDDGSVRFWEVCSSRCMKTVQVGGAVKSVTWNPNPSVCLLAVALNSVVLILSPSLADKQVVSASERLLVGQQEAESTEGEGPVTWSEAEGEELNQGIRLKIHHPKAVHQVEWHAKGDYLASVMPDHSSHLQVFIHQVSKRRSQNPFRKNKGLVQCVSFHPIRPYFFVATQRSVRIYNLVKQEMTKKLQANSKWISSMAIHPGGDHVICGSYDCRLSWFDLDLSTKPYKMLRHHKKAVRGVAYHRLYPLFASASDDGSVIVCHGTVYNDLLQNPLIVPVKVLKGHVTTHDLGVLDVTFHPTQPWIFSSGADATIRLFT, encoded by the exons AtggaggagagcagcagcagcaacatgcGGAGCGGACAgacagaagaaatgaaaaaggcCCGAGAAAAGAgcgacaagaagaagaagaggagtaaagaggaggaagagcaggaggaagag ATCTTCAGCTTCAACAACAAATCATctgaggtagaggaggaggaggatgaagatcTGTCAGACAGCGAGGACAGCGTCTTCTCTGGGCTGGAGGATTCTGGGAGTGAcagtgaagatgatgaagaggaagaggaggaggagggatcaCATgatgacgacgatgatgatgatgatgaagatgatgtgaaGGTGGAGCCACAGCAGACTCAGCAG aagaagaagaagaagaagaagatgacagaaacagcagaagaagaaaaaaaagaagacgaGTATGAACACGACTCATCAGACGAAGAG GACATTAGGAACACAGTGGGGAACATTCCCATGGAGTGGTACAAAGACTTCCCTCACATTGGCTACGATCTGGATGGGAAGAAGATCTAcaagccaatcagaaacaaggaCGAGCTGGATGACTTCCTGGACAAAATGGAGAACCCTGACTACTG GAGAACGGTCCACGACAagaagacaggaagtgacatcatccTGTCAGATGAGCAGGTGGAGCTGGTTAACCGTCTGCAGCGAGGACAGTTTGGAGATGTCACCTTTAACGAGTATCAG ccctCGGTGGACTTCTTCAGTAAAGACGTGATGCTTCATCCCGTCACCAACAGACCTGCAGACAAACGCAGCTTCATCCCGTCACTGATCGAGAAGGAGAAG gtGTCTAAACTAGTCCACGCTATAAAGATGGGATGGATCAAACCTCGGCGGGTGGAGGACGACAGTAGGGGGCGGTACTATGACCTTTGGGCCAATGAGGACTCCTCTATTTTAGCCAAGCACCGGATGCATCTGCCTGCTCCCAAAATCCCTCTACCTGGTCACCAGGAGTCCTACAACCCTCCACCTGAGTACCTGTTCACTGAAGAGGAG cggGCTCTGTGGGAGCAGCAGGATCCATCAGACAGAAAGGTTCCATTTGTTCCACAGAGGTTCTCCAGTCTCCGTCAAGTTCCTGCATTTCCTCGTTTCATCCACGAGCGATTTGAGCGCTGCCTCGACCTTTACCTGTGTCCCCGTCAGAGGAAGATGAGG GTAAATGTGAATCCAGAAGATCTGATTCCAAAACTTCCCAAACCCAAAGACCTGCAGCCATTTCCCACCACACAGTCTCTG GTGTATCGGGGTCACAGCGGTCTGGTTCGGTCCATCAGTGTGTCTCCATCAGGACAGTGGCTTGCATCAG gcagtGATGACGGCTCCGTCAGGTTCTGGGAGGTGTGTTCGTCTCGCTGTATGAAGACAGTCCAAGTGGGCGGAGCTGTGAAGAGCGTCACCTGGAACCccaacccgtctgtctgtctgctggctGTCGCCCT GAACTCTGTGGTGTTGATCCTGTCTCCCTCTCTAGCAGACAAACAGGTAGTCTCAGCGTCAGAGCGTCTTCTGGTTGGTCAGCAGGAAGCAGAGTCTACAGAGGGGGAGGGGCCGGTCACCTGGAGTGAGGCTGAAGGGGAGGAACTTAATCAGGGGATACGCCTGAAAATACATCATCCCAAA GCTGTCCACCAGGTGGAGTGGCATGCTAAAGGTGACTACTTGGCGTCCGTAATGCCGGATCACTCGAGCCACCTGCAGGTGTTCATCCACCAGGTGAGCAAGAGGCGGAGCCAGAACCCCTTCAGGAAGAACAAAGGTCTAGTTCAGTGCGTATCCTTCCACCCCATCAGGCCCTACTTCTTTGTGGCAACGCAGCGCTCTGTCCGGATCTACAATCTGGTGAAGCAGGAGATGACCAAGAAGCTCCAGGCCAACTCCAAGTGGATCTCCAGCATGGCCATCCACCCCGGAG GTGATCATGTGATCTGTGGGAGTTACGACTGTAGGCTGAGCTGGTTCGACCTTGACCTCTCAACCAAACCTTACAAGATGTTACG GCACCATAAGAAAGCAGTGAGGGGCGTGGCTTATCACAGACTATACCCGCTGTTCGCTTCAGCTTCCGACGACGGATCTGTGATCGTTTGTCACGGGACCGTTTACAa tgacCTGCTGCAGAACCCGCTGATTGTTCCGGTGAAGGTTCTTAAAGGTCATGTGACGACTCATGACCTTGGCGTTCTGGATGTGACCTTTCACCCCACACAGCCGTGGATCTTCTCGTCGGGAGCTGACGCCACCATCCGCCTCTTCACCTAG
- the bop1 gene encoding ribosome biogenesis protein bop1 isoform X1 — MEESSSSNMRSGQTEEMKKAREKSDKKKKRSKEEEEQEEEIFSFNNKSSEVEEEEDEDLSDSEDSVFSGLEDSGSDSEDDEEEEEEEGSHDDDDDDDDEDDVKVEPQQTQQTEKKKKKKKMTETAEEEKKEDEYEHDSSDEEDIRNTVGNIPMEWYKDFPHIGYDLDGKKIYKPIRNKDELDDFLDKMENPDYWRTVHDKKTGSDIILSDEQVELVNRLQRGQFGDVTFNEYQPSVDFFSKDVMLHPVTNRPADKRSFIPSLIEKEKVSKLVHAIKMGWIKPRRVEDDSRGRYYDLWANEDSSILAKHRMHLPAPKIPLPGHQESYNPPPEYLFTEEERALWEQQDPSDRKVPFVPQRFSSLRQVPAFPRFIHERFERCLDLYLCPRQRKMRVNVNPEDLIPKLPKPKDLQPFPTTQSLVYRGHSGLVRSISVSPSGQWLASGSDDGSVRFWEVCSSRCMKTVQVGGAVKSVTWNPNPSVCLLAVALNSVVLILSPSLADKQVVSASERLLVGQQEAESTEGEGPVTWSEAEGEELNQGIRLKIHHPKAVHQVEWHAKGDYLASVMPDHSSHLQVFIHQVSKRRSQNPFRKNKGLVQCVSFHPIRPYFFVATQRSVRIYNLVKQEMTKKLQANSKWISSMAIHPGGDHVICGSYDCRLSWFDLDLSTKPYKMLRHHKKAVRGVAYHRLYPLFASASDDGSVIVCHGTVYNDLLQNPLIVPVKVLKGHVTTHDLGVLDVTFHPTQPWIFSSGADATIRLFT, encoded by the exons AtggaggagagcagcagcagcaacatgcGGAGCGGACAgacagaagaaatgaaaaaggcCCGAGAAAAGAgcgacaagaagaagaagaggagtaaagaggaggaagagcaggaggaagag ATCTTCAGCTTCAACAACAAATCATctgaggtagaggaggaggaggatgaagatcTGTCAGACAGCGAGGACAGCGTCTTCTCTGGGCTGGAGGATTCTGGGAGTGAcagtgaagatgatgaagaggaagaggaggaggagggatcaCATgatgacgacgatgatgatgatgatgaagatgatgtgaaGGTGGAGCCACAGCAGACTCAGCAG acagagaagaagaagaagaagaagaagatgacagaaacagcagaagaagaaaaaaaagaagacgaGTATGAACACGACTCATCAGACGAAGAG GACATTAGGAACACAGTGGGGAACATTCCCATGGAGTGGTACAAAGACTTCCCTCACATTGGCTACGATCTGGATGGGAAGAAGATCTAcaagccaatcagaaacaaggaCGAGCTGGATGACTTCCTGGACAAAATGGAGAACCCTGACTACTG GAGAACGGTCCACGACAagaagacaggaagtgacatcatccTGTCAGATGAGCAGGTGGAGCTGGTTAACCGTCTGCAGCGAGGACAGTTTGGAGATGTCACCTTTAACGAGTATCAG ccctCGGTGGACTTCTTCAGTAAAGACGTGATGCTTCATCCCGTCACCAACAGACCTGCAGACAAACGCAGCTTCATCCCGTCACTGATCGAGAAGGAGAAG gtGTCTAAACTAGTCCACGCTATAAAGATGGGATGGATCAAACCTCGGCGGGTGGAGGACGACAGTAGGGGGCGGTACTATGACCTTTGGGCCAATGAGGACTCCTCTATTTTAGCCAAGCACCGGATGCATCTGCCTGCTCCCAAAATCCCTCTACCTGGTCACCAGGAGTCCTACAACCCTCCACCTGAGTACCTGTTCACTGAAGAGGAG cggGCTCTGTGGGAGCAGCAGGATCCATCAGACAGAAAGGTTCCATTTGTTCCACAGAGGTTCTCCAGTCTCCGTCAAGTTCCTGCATTTCCTCGTTTCATCCACGAGCGATTTGAGCGCTGCCTCGACCTTTACCTGTGTCCCCGTCAGAGGAAGATGAGG GTAAATGTGAATCCAGAAGATCTGATTCCAAAACTTCCCAAACCCAAAGACCTGCAGCCATTTCCCACCACACAGTCTCTG GTGTATCGGGGTCACAGCGGTCTGGTTCGGTCCATCAGTGTGTCTCCATCAGGACAGTGGCTTGCATCAG gcagtGATGACGGCTCCGTCAGGTTCTGGGAGGTGTGTTCGTCTCGCTGTATGAAGACAGTCCAAGTGGGCGGAGCTGTGAAGAGCGTCACCTGGAACCccaacccgtctgtctgtctgctggctGTCGCCCT GAACTCTGTGGTGTTGATCCTGTCTCCCTCTCTAGCAGACAAACAGGTAGTCTCAGCGTCAGAGCGTCTTCTGGTTGGTCAGCAGGAAGCAGAGTCTACAGAGGGGGAGGGGCCGGTCACCTGGAGTGAGGCTGAAGGGGAGGAACTTAATCAGGGGATACGCCTGAAAATACATCATCCCAAA GCTGTCCACCAGGTGGAGTGGCATGCTAAAGGTGACTACTTGGCGTCCGTAATGCCGGATCACTCGAGCCACCTGCAGGTGTTCATCCACCAGGTGAGCAAGAGGCGGAGCCAGAACCCCTTCAGGAAGAACAAAGGTCTAGTTCAGTGCGTATCCTTCCACCCCATCAGGCCCTACTTCTTTGTGGCAACGCAGCGCTCTGTCCGGATCTACAATCTGGTGAAGCAGGAGATGACCAAGAAGCTCCAGGCCAACTCCAAGTGGATCTCCAGCATGGCCATCCACCCCGGAG GTGATCATGTGATCTGTGGGAGTTACGACTGTAGGCTGAGCTGGTTCGACCTTGACCTCTCAACCAAACCTTACAAGATGTTACG GCACCATAAGAAAGCAGTGAGGGGCGTGGCTTATCACAGACTATACCCGCTGTTCGCTTCAGCTTCCGACGACGGATCTGTGATCGTTTGTCACGGGACCGTTTACAa tgacCTGCTGCAGAACCCGCTGATTGTTCCGGTGAAGGTTCTTAAAGGTCATGTGACGACTCATGACCTTGGCGTTCTGGATGTGACCTTTCACCCCACACAGCCGTGGATCTTCTCGTCGGGAGCTGACGCCACCATCCGCCTCTTCACCTAG